The following DNA comes from Clostridiaceae bacterium.
TTATGCCTTAGTTCAGCTTTATTTCTATTCTTACAGAGCTCTTTATCAAGCCTTACCAAGAACTCTGCCATGAGCATTTTAGCCACTTCGCAGCCTATTTCAAAAAAACTTCTCTCAATCTCCTTGAATGTTACCTTATTTACCGATAAACTATTCATATCACGATCCCTTTCGTTTGGTTTCTTGTCAATTCTCAAACTACAGGAAAATCGTGATTATGGGAAGACCTATTTTAGGTTCTTCCCATATTTTTATTTAATTTGCCTACGATAATTTTACTCTAAGATCAATACTATCTCAATTAATGTTTTGGTAATCAAATTCATATACCATGTTAAGGTTATGAACTCCGAACAACGTAGGTTCAGTTTAGTTTCAGTATCATAGATTA
Coding sequences within:
- a CDS encoding ISLre2 family transposase → MNSLSVNKVTFKEIERSFFEIGCEVAKMLMAEFLVRLDKELCKNRNKAELRH